Proteins encoded by one window of Aliivibrio wodanis:
- the codB gene encoding cytosine permease codes for MSHDNDYSLGAVPKTARKGAVSLTLVMLGLTFFSASMWTGGSLGTGLSFDDFFLAVLIGNLILGIYTSFLGYIGASTGLSTHLLARYSFGSKGSWLPSLLLGGTQIGWFGVGVAMFAIPVQKATGIDTNTLIVISGLLMTVTVYFGISALMVLSMIAVPAIAILGGYSVFTAVDSIGGITELQKIQPTEPMDFSIALAMVVGSFISAGTLTADFVRFGKKPLGAVAITMIAFFIGNSLMFIFGAAGAAVTGQSDISEVMIAQGLLIPAIIVLGLNIWTTNDNALYASGLGFSNITGLPSKYVSMLNGLIGTICALWLYNNFVGWLTFLSLAIPPIGGVIIADFFSNRKRYMNFENTKFQTINWAGIIAVAIGVAAGKFLPGVVPINAVFGGALSYLLLNPMLNKKTLSDTKTA; via the coding sequence ATGTCTCATGACAATGATTATAGCTTAGGCGCAGTACCAAAAACCGCAAGGAAAGGAGCGGTATCACTAACATTAGTAATGTTAGGATTAACCTTCTTTTCAGCAAGTATGTGGACAGGAGGCTCTCTTGGTACTGGACTTTCATTTGACGACTTCTTCCTTGCTGTTCTTATTGGTAATTTAATCCTCGGTATTTATACTTCTTTTCTTGGTTACATCGGTGCCTCAACTGGTCTTTCTACTCACCTTCTCGCTCGTTACTCTTTTGGCTCTAAAGGCTCTTGGCTGCCATCACTTCTTCTTGGCGGTACTCAAATTGGTTGGTTTGGTGTTGGTGTTGCAATGTTTGCTATTCCTGTACAAAAGGCAACGGGTATTGATACTAATACATTAATCGTTATCTCAGGCTTGCTAATGACTGTGACCGTTTATTTTGGTATTTCGGCCTTAATGGTACTTTCTATGATTGCGGTTCCTGCTATTGCCATCCTTGGTGGTTACTCAGTGTTTACCGCTGTTGATAGTATTGGTGGTATTACAGAGCTTCAAAAAATCCAACCAACAGAACCAATGGACTTCTCTATTGCACTTGCAATGGTTGTAGGTTCATTCATAAGTGCTGGTACATTAACCGCAGATTTTGTGCGATTTGGTAAAAAACCATTAGGTGCCGTCGCTATCACAATGATTGCTTTCTTTATTGGTAACTCATTAATGTTTATCTTTGGTGCAGCAGGGGCTGCCGTAACAGGTCAGTCTGATATTTCTGAAGTTATGATTGCACAAGGTCTATTAATTCCTGCAATCATTGTTTTAGGCCTAAATATTTGGACAACCAACGACAATGCACTTTATGCTTCTGGGCTTGGCTTCTCAAACATTACAGGGCTACCAAGTAAGTATGTTTCAATGCTTAATGGTTTAATCGGTACTATTTGTGCTCTATGGTTATATAATAACTTTGTAGGTTGGTTAACCTTCCTATCATTAGCAATTCCACCAATCGGTGGCGTTATCATTGCCGATTTCTTCAGTAACCGTAAGCGTTACATGAACTTTGAGAATACAAAATTTCAAACGATTAATTGGGCAGGCATCATTGCTGTTGCCATTGGTGTTGCTGCGGGAAAATTCCTACCAGGTGTCGTTCCTATCAATGCTGTATTTGGTGGTGCTCTTAGCTACCTACTATTAAATCCAATGCTTAACAAAAAAACTCTTTCTGATACAAAAACAGCATAG
- a CDS encoding putative AMP-binding acetyl-CoA synthetase, with translation MSQPLFDHNTNPQLPHEAMLEWAEKKPNSIFLRQIKERHFVDYTFSEVVDKALRLVTALQSMGIQPKDRVALISKNCAEWFITDLALMLGDFVSVPIFPTAGLDTIEHCLTHSESKALIVGKLDNNEATTQAIKNLPHLSTIAFDYDSAAQSQYQFEDLIKEHQPSEFRPDHNDNTLMSIVYTSGTSGLPKGAMLTFGGFSQSSKHLVNHIGMQPDDRLFSYLPLAHITERVYILGSAFFGGIQTAFPESLDTFIDDVKMHRPTLFISVPRLWTVFQQRIQDKLPQKKLNILLKIPFVNGLIKRKLADGLGLDQARVLGCGSAPVSAGLLKWYESIGLNITEAWGMTETFAYSTLNHPYRSDKVGTVGSAGPGVELKIAADEEILVQGDGLFAGYYKNDEATAETFNQKGWLHTGDIGSIDSEGFLTIQGRKKDTFKTAKGKFVAPVPIEKRIFDLSNLEMMCLIGSGLPGPILLAIPHSYPNFDQERYERTALKNLETINSGLESHEKLKGILMIKEPWSIENGILTPTLKIKRHILEKKYHDFASTWPKDKKIIWE, from the coding sequence ATGAGTCAGCCACTATTCGATCACAATACCAACCCTCAACTCCCTCATGAAGCGATGCTTGAATGGGCCGAGAAAAAACCAAATTCAATTTTCCTTCGTCAAATAAAGGAGAGGCACTTTGTTGACTATACCTTCTCTGAAGTGGTTGATAAGGCGCTACGCTTAGTTACCGCATTACAAAGTATGGGGATACAACCAAAAGATCGGGTTGCCTTAATTTCTAAAAATTGTGCAGAATGGTTTATTACTGATTTAGCTTTAATGCTTGGGGATTTTGTTAGTGTCCCTATTTTTCCAACCGCAGGGCTAGATACCATTGAACACTGTTTAACGCACAGTGAAAGTAAAGCTCTCATTGTAGGTAAACTCGATAATAATGAAGCGACTACTCAAGCAATAAAAAATCTTCCTCACCTTTCTACCATTGCTTTTGATTATGACTCAGCGGCTCAATCTCAGTATCAATTTGAAGACCTAATTAAAGAACATCAGCCTTCCGAATTCAGACCTGACCATAACGACAATACGTTAATGTCTATTGTATATACCTCAGGAACATCAGGGTTACCAAAAGGTGCCATGTTAACCTTTGGTGGCTTTAGCCAATCGTCCAAACATCTAGTTAACCATATTGGGATGCAACCAGATGATCGTTTATTTTCCTACTTACCCCTAGCTCATATAACAGAGCGTGTATACATCTTAGGCTCTGCATTTTTCGGAGGTATTCAAACCGCCTTTCCTGAATCCTTAGATACCTTCATAGATGATGTAAAAATGCACCGCCCTACCTTATTTATATCAGTTCCCCGATTATGGACGGTCTTCCAACAACGAATTCAAGATAAATTGCCTCAGAAAAAACTCAATATATTACTCAAAATCCCCTTTGTTAATGGCTTAATCAAACGTAAATTGGCTGATGGCTTAGGCTTAGATCAAGCTCGAGTTCTAGGTTGTGGTTCCGCCCCTGTCTCTGCCGGATTATTAAAATGGTATGAAAGCATTGGTTTAAATATTACTGAAGCGTGGGGAATGACAGAGACTTTTGCTTATAGCACCCTCAACCACCCTTACCGTTCAGATAAAGTGGGGACTGTTGGCTCAGCAGGTCCTGGCGTTGAATTGAAAATAGCAGCAGATGAAGAGATTTTAGTTCAAGGCGACGGACTCTTTGCTGGCTACTATAAAAATGATGAAGCAACAGCAGAAACCTTTAATCAAAAAGGGTGGTTACATACTGGAGATATTGGCTCTATTGATTCCGAAGGGTTCTTAACAATACAAGGTCGCAAAAAAGATACATTTAAAACAGCAAAAGGAAAGTTTGTCGCCCCTGTACCTATTGAAAAACGAATTTTTGATCTTAGTAATTTAGAGATGATGTGTCTTATTGGGTCAGGGCTTCCTGGTCCAATTCTATTAGCTATCCCTCACTCATATCCTAATTTTGACCAAGAACGTTACGAAAGAACAGCACTCAAAAACTTAGAGACGATTAATAGTGGTCTTGAATCTCATGAGAAGCTAAAAGGTATCTTAATGATCAAAGAACCGTGGAGTATAGAAAATGGTATTTTAACTCCAACATTAAAGATAAAACGTCATATTCTAGAGAAAAAATACCATGATTTTGCATCTACTTGGCCAAAAGATAAAAAAATTATTTGGGAATAA
- the mutS gene encoding DNA mismatch repair protein MutS has protein sequence MAIKSTEKHTPMMQQYLRLKSENPDILLFYRMGDFYELFYDDAKRASQLLEISLTKRGSSAGEPIPMAGLPYHAVEGYLAKLVQQGESVAICEQIGDPATSKGPVERKVVRIVTPGTVTDEALLPERFDNLIAAIFHHKGRFGYATLDITSGRFKVSEPGTEEAMLAELQRTSPTELLFSEDFEPVHLLEKRSGNRRRPVWEFELETAKQQLNQQFGTRDLIGFGVEKAEFGLCAAGCLIQYVKDTQRTTLPHIRSIVMDHQDDSVILDAATRRNLEITQNLAGGFNHTLSEVLDHTSTAMGSRLLKRWLHQPIRTHQVLNQRLDAIGELKKSGLFTELAPQLKQIGDVERILARLALRSARPRDLARLRNALQQLPELAQSTKEFEQTHLLELASLAQPIDSICELLERAVKENPPVVIRDGGVLADGYNEELDQWRDLANGAAQFLDKLEKEERERHDIDTLKVGYNNVHGFYIQISKGQSHKAPAHYVRRQTLKNAERYIIPELKEHEDKVLSSKSKALAIEKKLWEELFDQLLPHLEQLQLMANAISELDVLSNLAERADTLNYCRPTLPSEIGMKIEGGRHPVVEQVMSNPFIANPINLNDNRKMLIITGPNMGGKSTYMRQTALIALMAHVGCYVPADSAKIGLLDRIFTRIGASDDLASGRSTFMVEMTETANILHNATKHSLVLMDEIGRGTSTYDGLSLAWASAEWLATKINAMTLFATHYFELTELPNLFNGLANVHLDAVEHGDEIAFMHAVQDGAANKSYGLAVASLAGVPKTVIKKAKQKLQQLENGQAKSQPLTTTQVKQEHQLSLIPEPSEVEEALAKVNPDDLSPRQALEELYRLKALL, from the coding sequence GTGGCAATAAAATCAACTGAAAAACACACCCCAATGATGCAACAGTACTTGCGTTTAAAATCTGAAAATCCGGATATCTTGCTGTTCTATCGTATGGGCGATTTTTATGAGCTTTTCTATGATGATGCCAAACGAGCCTCTCAGCTTCTTGAAATATCGTTAACTAAACGAGGCTCTTCTGCTGGTGAACCAATCCCAATGGCAGGTCTTCCATATCATGCCGTTGAAGGTTATTTAGCAAAATTAGTTCAACAAGGAGAGTCTGTTGCTATCTGTGAGCAAATAGGCGATCCCGCAACCAGTAAAGGCCCAGTAGAACGTAAAGTGGTTCGCATTGTCACTCCAGGCACAGTGACGGATGAAGCTCTTCTTCCTGAGCGCTTTGATAACCTGATTGCCGCTATTTTTCATCATAAAGGTCGCTTCGGTTATGCCACATTAGACATTACTTCTGGCCGATTTAAAGTATCAGAACCAGGCACAGAAGAAGCAATGTTGGCTGAGTTGCAACGAACCTCCCCTACAGAGCTTTTGTTTAGTGAAGATTTCGAACCTGTTCATTTATTAGAGAAACGTAGCGGTAACCGTCGTCGTCCAGTATGGGAATTTGAATTAGAAACCGCTAAACAACAATTGAACCAACAATTTGGTACACGTGACCTAATTGGTTTTGGGGTAGAAAAAGCTGAATTTGGTTTATGCGCGGCTGGTTGTCTTATTCAGTATGTAAAAGATACACAACGTACAACCTTGCCTCACATTCGCTCCATTGTAATGGATCATCAAGATGACTCAGTGATCTTAGATGCCGCAACGCGTCGTAATTTAGAGATAACCCAAAATTTAGCGGGTGGCTTTAATCATACGTTATCAGAAGTTCTCGATCACACATCAACTGCGATGGGTAGCCGCCTTTTAAAGCGTTGGTTACATCAACCAATTCGAACTCATCAAGTACTAAACCAGCGTCTTGATGCGATTGGAGAATTAAAAAAAAGTGGGCTATTTACAGAGCTTGCTCCACAGTTAAAACAAATTGGTGATGTTGAGCGGATCCTTGCTCGCTTAGCATTGCGCTCGGCTCGCCCAAGAGACTTAGCTCGTTTACGTAACGCATTACAGCAATTGCCTGAATTGGCGCAAAGCACTAAAGAATTTGAACAAACTCATTTATTAGAGCTTGCTTCACTTGCACAGCCTATTGACTCTATTTGTGAATTATTAGAACGCGCAGTAAAAGAAAATCCTCCGGTTGTTATTCGTGACGGTGGCGTCTTAGCTGATGGTTATAATGAAGAATTAGATCAATGGCGAGATCTTGCTAATGGTGCCGCTCAATTCTTAGACAAACTAGAAAAAGAAGAACGTGAACGTCATGATATTGATACCCTAAAAGTTGGCTATAACAACGTTCATGGTTTTTATATCCAGATAAGTAAAGGGCAAAGCCACAAAGCGCCAGCTCACTATGTTCGTCGTCAAACATTAAAAAATGCAGAGCGTTACATTATTCCTGAGCTTAAAGAACACGAAGACAAAGTATTAAGCTCAAAATCAAAAGCACTAGCAATAGAAAAGAAACTGTGGGAAGAATTGTTTGATCAACTTCTTCCTCACTTAGAGCAACTTCAATTAATGGCCAATGCGATTTCTGAATTAGACGTACTAAGCAACCTTGCTGAACGTGCTGATACCTTAAATTATTGTCGCCCTACCTTACCATCAGAGATAGGGATGAAAATTGAAGGCGGTCGTCACCCTGTTGTTGAGCAGGTTATGAGCAACCCGTTTATTGCCAACCCAATCAATTTAAACGATAACCGAAAAATGTTAATCATTACTGGGCCAAACATGGGTGGTAAATCAACCTATATGCGCCAAACTGCGTTGATCGCTTTAATGGCTCATGTTGGTTGTTATGTTCCCGCTGATTCCGCAAAGATCGGCCTATTAGATCGTATTTTTACCCGTATTGGAGCATCCGATGATCTTGCATCTGGCCGCTCAACATTTATGGTTGAAATGACAGAAACAGCAAACATCCTTCATAATGCCACCAAACACAGCTTAGTTTTAATGGATGAAATTGGTCGCGGTACAAGTACTTATGATGGACTATCTCTTGCTTGGGCCAGTGCAGAGTGGTTAGCTACAAAGATTAATGCAATGACGCTATTTGCTACCCATTACTTTGAATTGACTGAATTACCAAACCTATTTAATGGTTTAGCCAATGTCCATCTAGATGCAGTTGAACATGGAGATGAAATTGCCTTTATGCACGCTGTCCAAGATGGTGCAGCCAATAAATCTTACGGTCTTGCTGTCGCTTCTCTTGCGGGCGTACCAAAGACGGTAATCAAAAAAGCAAAACAAAAACTTCAACAACTTGAAAATGGTCAAGCTAAAAGCCAACCATTAACGACAACTCAAGTAAAACAAGAGCATCAACTGTCTCTTATTCCTGAGCCAAGTGAAGTTGAAGAAGCATTGGCAAAAGTGAACCCTGATGATTTATCACCACGACAAGCATTAGAAGAGTTATATCGTCTAAAAGCGTTACTGTAA
- a CDS encoding putative competence-damaged protein CinA encodes MDMTKNAQLAQEVGELLMQQGKTMACAESCTGGGVAFCATENAGSSAWFERGFVTYSNEAKQESLGVSLDTLSAFGAVSEAVVKEMAIGTLRNSHADISVSISGIAGPGGATEDKPIGTVCFGFADQTNWHQETTVYFTGDRSEVRQSAIEYAFLTIKTRLLELN; translated from the coding sequence ATGGATATGACAAAAAATGCTCAACTCGCGCAAGAAGTTGGAGAGTTATTAATGCAGCAGGGCAAAACGATGGCTTGTGCAGAATCTTGTACTGGTGGTGGTGTTGCTTTTTGTGCGACGGAGAATGCAGGGAGTTCAGCTTGGTTTGAACGTGGTTTTGTGACCTACAGTAACGAAGCAAAGCAAGAGTCATTAGGTGTTAGTTTAGATACGTTAAGTGCTTTTGGTGCGGTAAGTGAAGCGGTAGTCAAAGAGATGGCAATAGGGACGTTACGCAACAGTCATGCTGATATTAGTGTGTCTATTAGTGGCATTGCAGGCCCAGGAGGAGCAACAGAAGATAAGCCTATTGGAACTGTGTGTTTTGGTTTTGCAGATCAAACTAATTGGCATCAAGAAACTACTGTGTATTTTACTGGTGATCGTAGTGAAGTAAGGCAAAGTGCGATCGAATATGCATTTCTCACAATAAAGACTAGGTTGTTAGAACTTAATTAA
- the recA gene encoding protein RecA: MDDNKKKALAAALGQIEKQFGKGSIMKLGDNRTMDVETVSTGSLSLDIALGAGGLPMGRIVEIYGPESSGKTTLTLEAIAQAQKAGKTCAFIDAEHALDPIYAQKLGVDIDQLLCSQPDTGEQALEIVDALARSGAVDVIVVDSVAALTPKAEIEGEMGDSHMGLQARMLSQAMRKLTGNLKQSNCMCIFINQIRMKIGVMFGNPETTTGGNALKFYASVRLDIRRTGAVKEGDEVVGNETRIKVVKNKIAAPFKQAETQILYGKGFNREGELIDLGVKHKLVDKAGAWYSYNGDKIGQGKANASKFMRENAAIGAELDSRLREMLLTPAEELLEEADKKIEEENEEF; the protein is encoded by the coding sequence ATGGACGATAACAAGAAAAAAGCACTGGCCGCAGCATTAGGTCAAATTGAAAAACAATTTGGTAAAGGTTCAATTATGAAGTTGGGCGATAACCGCACAATGGATGTTGAAACTGTGTCTACTGGTTCTTTATCTCTTGATATTGCTCTAGGTGCTGGCGGTTTACCAATGGGACGTATCGTAGAAATCTACGGTCCAGAATCATCAGGTAAAACAACACTAACTTTGGAAGCGATTGCTCAAGCACAAAAAGCAGGTAAAACCTGTGCATTTATCGATGCGGAGCATGCTCTAGATCCTATCTACGCTCAAAAGTTGGGTGTTGATATTGACCAGTTATTATGTTCTCAACCTGATACTGGTGAGCAAGCGTTAGAAATTGTTGATGCACTAGCTCGTTCTGGTGCTGTTGACGTGATTGTTGTCGATTCAGTTGCAGCATTGACACCAAAAGCTGAGATTGAAGGTGAAATGGGCGACAGCCACATGGGTCTTCAGGCTCGTATGCTATCTCAAGCGATGCGTAAGTTAACGGGTAACCTAAAACAATCGAATTGTATGTGTATCTTTATCAACCAAATTCGTATGAAGATTGGTGTGATGTTTGGTAATCCTGAAACGACTACTGGTGGTAACGCACTTAAGTTTTATGCTTCTGTTCGTCTTGATATTCGTCGTACTGGCGCAGTTAAGGAAGGCGATGAAGTGGTTGGTAATGAAACTCGAATTAAAGTAGTTAAAAACAAAATTGCAGCACCGTTTAAGCAAGCAGAAACTCAAATCCTGTATGGCAAAGGTTTTAACCGTGAAGGTGAGTTAATTGATTTAGGTGTTAAGCACAAGCTAGTAGATAAAGCAGGTGCTTGGTACAGCTACAATGGCGATAAAATTGGCCAAGGTAAAGCAAATGCCTCTAAATTTATGCGAGAGAATGCAGCCATTGGTGCAGAGCTTGATAGCAGATTACGTGAAATGTTATTAACGCCAGCAGAAGAATTGCTTGAAGAAGCTGATAAGAAAATTGAAGAAGAAAACGAAGAGTTTTAA